In the Candidatus Krumholzibacteriia bacterium genome, GTGACGAGGAGCAAGCCCACGAGGACGACTGCCGCCCAGCCCACACCGCGCGAGCGGGAGGCGATCCCGGCCACGCTCACGCCAGCGAAAGCAGCTGCGATGCTCCCGACCAGGATGTAGTAGCGCGGCTGCGTTCCAGCGTGGAAGACGAGCGTCGTCCCGGCGAGCGCCGCCAGGTGCGAGACCGCCGGCATGATCCAGCCGCGACCCGCGCGCGCGCGCCACGCCCGCACCGCTCCCAAAACGCCGAGAACAACGATGGGCAGTGTCACCGCCTGCCACAGGGCACCCAGGAACGAGAACCCCACCGAGACGATCGAACCACCCAAGGTGGGGTCGGCCTGCACGACGCTCATCACGCTTCCGTGCTCATGGGAGAATCGCGATTGGGCGACGTTCCATGCCGCGAACGGCAATGCCGCTGCCAGGGCGAACGCCGCCGCGGCACGCCAGCGTGGCAAGAGAAGCGCCGCCAGAGCGAAGACGAGAACGATGGCATCGAAGCGCATCCAGGTGGCGATGGCGAGGCAGAACCAGGCGAGAGCGTACACGCGGAAAGGATGTCGCAACCTCGCGCCGCTCGGGCTGGAGCCCGGTGACCCAATCCCCTCCCGGGCTCGCAGCAATGCTGCCGTCGCCGCGACGATGAAGAAGGCGAAGACCGGATTCACGTCGGGGTTGGCACCGTAAGCGAGCGACACCGGCAGGAGCGTGACCAACGCACCGGCCACGCCCCCGGCCAGGTCGCCCCAGCGAACCTGCACCGCGCGGGCGAGGATCCAGACCGTGCCGCCGGCAGCCACCGCGGAGAGCAAGACGCCGGACAACACGGCATCGCGGACGAGCAGGTAGAAGAGAGCGTGCAGGTAGAGATGTGCCGGCAGCCATAACCCCGACCAGACGATGTGTGGATCCTGGAGCCACTGCTGCAACCAGACGACGCGCGCGCCGTCGTCGCCGAGGCCGATGTCCGAGACCGCTGCCGCGACGAGCCGTAACACCACGGCGCTAAAGCCCCAAGCTGGAGCGAGCCAGAGCGAGAACATGGAACTCCGCGCTGGGACCCCACCTCGGCTGGGCGACGAGAGATCACCCGGTCCCGGCGCCGGCTCGCGCCAGCCACCTGCGAGCCCCCGGCGTAGAGTGGCGCTCGACGCCGCAGCCAGCGCCACCGCGGCGGCGAGCCCCCAGATCCACACGCCAGCATCGAGGAAGTGGGCAGTCCGTGGCTCGAAGACGCCATCGGGAGTGAAGGCGCCCAGCCACCTCGATCCCGGCCGAATCCAAAGCAAGACCGTGACTGCGAAGGCGAGAGCAGCGAACGCCAGGAGGCGGGAGTCGAAACGACGGGGGGCAAGCTCCGGTGCCATGCTCACTTCTTGCGGAACCGGAACTCGATCTCCTCGAAACCGCCGACGAGGAAGCACCAGCCGCGCGAGGCGGCGAGGGGCGACAGGTTCGCGAAGAAGTCGATGACCTTGCCCAGCCCCTCCGAGAGATAGAAGAGCCCGGGCGAGACAACGGTCCGCTTCAGGTACGGCTGCGCCGACCAGCGCAGGCGCATGCGCTCCAGCACGAACTCCGTTCCCGTATAGCCGCCCCGGAAGGAAGGGTTGAAGTAGTAGGGAAAGGTGACGTCGAAGCCGCGCTTGTGATCGGCGTGCGTGAAGCCACGACTGAAGTGAGGAACGCGGACGACGAGCTCGCCGCCATTCTTCAGCATCCGGTGCATCTCCGCCATGACTCGGAACGGCTCGTGCAGGTGCTCGAGGACATGATCGGCCTCGATCAAGCGGAAGTGCCCCGAAGGGAACGGGTACGGCAGCTGATCCAGGTCCTGCACGATGTCCGGCTGCAGGCCCGGATCGCAATCCACGTTGACGAAGCCGGGCTTCTTGAAGGCTCCGCAGCCCAGGTTCAGCTTCTCTGCCAGCGGTGTCGTCACGGTCATGAATCTTTCCTTCGCTCCCCGCGACTTGGACCCGCGGCGCAACATGGACCCGCGCCGCGACGTGGACCCGTGGCGCAACTTGGATCCGCGGCGCTCCTCAGGCACCGATCCGCGCCGGCGCCACTGCCGGCCGGCTCGCGAAACGGTCGTACCACAGCTGGAAGACGAACAAGGTCCAGAGCTGCTTGCGGTTGTCCCGAACGCCGCGGAAGTGCTCGTCCAGGAGTCGCTCCACCGCGCGCCAGCGGAAGATCCCCTGTTGGCGGATGCGCCCTGCGTCCAGCACGTCGCAGGCGAGCTCGCGCAGCTCACCGCGGAACCAGCGCGCCACCGGGATCCCGAAGCCCTTCTTGCCGCGCCCGGCGATTCCTGGCGGCAGGCGCTCCCCCAT is a window encoding:
- a CDS encoding class I SAM-dependent methyltransferase, translated to MTVTTPLAEKLNLGCGAFKKPGFVNVDCDPGLQPDIVQDLDQLPYPFPSGHFRLIEADHVLEHLHEPFRVMAEMHRMLKNGGELVVRVPHFSRGFTHADHKRGFDVTFPYYFNPSFRGGYTGTEFVLERMRLRWSAQPYLKRTVVSPGLFYLSEGLGKVIDFFANLSPLAASRGWCFLVGGFEEIEFRFRKK